A region of Salvia splendens isolate huo1 chromosome 17, SspV2, whole genome shotgun sequence DNA encodes the following proteins:
- the LOC121773698 gene encoding transcription factor DYT1-like, with protein sequence MGGGGMDNECHNTSNEGDERFKSKNLEAERRRRKKLGDRQLELRALVPNITNMTKSTIITDAITYIEELKMTVEELSNHLLELEETSVDEEKIKLKEIDDEKEMKKHGIKVEVEVEVNHVCGTKLWIRIVFQKKRGALTKLMEAITLLGIDLIDTTITTSRGAVLFTSFGQGIRGGLPEADQMKIYLLEIIRSI encoded by the exons ATGGGGGGAGGAGGCATGGACAATGAATGCCACAACACCAGCAACGAGGGCGACGAAAGGTTCAAATCCAAGAACCTCGAAGCTGAGAGGAGAAGGCGCAAGAAGCTCGGGGACAGACAGCTAGAGCTGCGCGCCTTAGTCCCCAACATCACCAAT ATGACTAAATCCACTATAATCACTGATGCAATCACATACATTGAAGAGCTGAAAATGACAGTGGAAGAACTAAGCAACCATCTCCTGGAATTGGAGGAGACTAGCGTCGATGAAGAGAAGATCAAACTGAAGGAGATTGACGACGAGAAAGAGATGAAGAAACATGGAATAAAA GTggaggttgaggttgaggtgAACCATGTCTGTGGGACTAAGCTATGGATACGCATCGTGTTCCAGAAGAAGAGAGGCGCGCTTACTAAACTAATGGAAGCGATTACCTTGCTCGGGATTGATCTCATTGACACCACCATTACTACTTCCAGAGGAGCAGTTCTCTTCACCTCATTCGGTCAG GGAATTCGTGGTGGATTACCGGAGGCAGACCAGATGAAGATATACTTGTTGGAGATCATAAGGAGCATCTAG